The segment GACCCCGAGTTTGACATCGTGACCGACGGTCACTAAATGACTATCAACTCGCACGGAGGTGCGCCTTGGGCGTCGCGGAGCGGAAGGAGCGGGAGTTCAAGCGCCGGGAGCAGGAGATCCTCGAGGCGGCGCTCGATCTCTTCGGCAGGGACGACTGGCAGTCGGTGACCATCGAGCAGATCGCCCAGGCGGCGGAGATCGGCAAGGGAACGGTCTACAAGCACTTCGAGAGCAAAGATCAGATCTACGCGAGGCTCGCCCTCGGCTACCACCGCCGCAACGCCGCCGAGCTCCAGTCGATCGATCCCCGCCTCGATCCGCTCCAGCGGGTGCGGCTCATCGTGCGCACCTACTTCCGCAACGCCGCGCTGGCGAGCAAAGAGATGCGGCGGGTGCTCCAGTACACGCAGCGCGACGACTTCCTCCGCACCCTGCCGCTCGAGACCCGGCGGGAGTGGCTCGCGCTCAACGACGAGATGTTCGAGACCATCGACCGCACGATGGGGGACGGCCGGAAGGCGGGCTATTTCCCTGCCGATCCCCGGCTCCTCTTCGGGGCACAGGCTGCGATCAACGGTGCGATCCAGATGGTCTGGGGCGGCTGCACCGAGGGCACGGATCCCGAGCCGCTCCTCGAGAGCCTGACCCGCTTCGTCCTCGCCGGCCTGCGCTACCAGGACCGCGCGGAGAGCTGACCCGTAGCAACCGAGTCGCCTCGCCCCGCCGGGCGCTGGTCGACTCGCGCCGATTTCGATCGAGCCGGCGTACCGGAAGCAGCGGTGCGCCTTTTTCAGGAGCAACCGTGACCATTGGTCACATCAAGACCAAGAGGCATAGAGCATGAACACGAGGGAACAGAGCAGGTGGAAGCGATGGGGCAAGGGCGGCGCGGCCGTCCTCGCAGGCGCCCTCGCCCTCGGGGCCGGGTGGCAGGCGCTCGCGTCCGCGCACGAAGCGGCGCAGCTCGAGCGGTCGGGACGGATGGTCGAGGTGGGGACCCACCGGATGCACCTCCACTGCACCGGGAGGGGATCGCCCACCGTGGTGCTCGAGTCCGGCGCCACCGGTGGCAGCAGCCCGTGGGCCTGGGTGCAGGCAGAGCTCGCGCAGCAGACCCGCGTCTGCAGCTACGACCGTTCGGGCATGCAGTGGAGCGAGGCGTCGCCGCTGCCCCGCACCGCGGCCAACGTCTCCGCCGAGTTGCGCACGCTCCTCGCCAACGCCGGGGAAGAGGGGCCCTTCGTCCTCGTGGGCCATTCGCTCGGCGGCATCTACGCGCGCAGATTCGTCGCCGACCATCCCGAAGACGTCGCGGGTCTCGTGCTCCTCGACTCCTCCCACCCCGACCAGCTCGATCGCCTCGGCGACGAGGCCCGCGAGCTGCAGTCGGCCTTCACCTCGATCCTCCAGGCCAGCCCCTGGCTCGCCCACGTCGGCCTGATGCGGGCCACCGATCTCTTCGCCGCACAGGCGGAAGGCCTTCCGCCTGCGGCCCTCGCAGCGGCGGCCCACTTCGTCACGCAGCCCGGCCACCTGCGCACCTCCGCGGCGGAGCTCGCGCATTGGGACGAGTCGATGGCGCAGGTGCGTGGGGCCGGCCCCTTCGGCGACCTGCCGCTCAGCGTGATCAGCGCCGAGAAGGGCGACGACGCCTGGCTGCAGCTGCACCGCGAGATGGCCAGCCTCTCTTCACGTGCCCACTATCGCGTGATCCCCGAAGCCGACCACCTCTCGGTGGTGATGCGGAAGGATCATGCGGCAGCGGTGGCGGCGGCGATCGGCGAGCTGCTCGCCGTGGTGCGGAACGGAGGTGAGGCGTGAGCTGCGTCCAGGCCCGGGTGGGCTACGAGCCCCTCGCCAACGTGCGCTGGTACAAGAAGCTGCAGGCCCGCCTCGTCGGTCACGGCAGCGAGAGCTACGAGCGCAAGGTCCACGTGTACAAGGAGCGCCTCTTCGGATCGCTGCGCGGCAGGATCCTCGAGGTCGGCGCCGGCGGCGGCATCAACCTCCGCCACCTCGATCCCGGCGTCGAGTACGTCGGCCTCGAGCCGAACGAATACTCCCTCCTGGAGTTGCGCAAGCGGGCGCAGGCCCGGGGCCTCGCCCACGCGGACGCGGTGCTCGGCGCGGCGGAGCAGCTGCCCTTCGACGATCGCTCGTTCGACGCGGTCTTCTGCTCCCTCGTCTTCTGCACCGTGCACGACGTGGAGTCGGGGCTGGCGGAGATCCGGCGGGTGCTCAAGCCCGGTGGCCGCTTCGCCTTCGTCGAGCACGTGGGCGCACCGAAGGGGACGGCGCTGCGCCGGATCCAGCGCGGGATCCGGCCGGTCTGGGAGGTGCTGGGCGACGGCTGCCATCCCGATCGGGATACCGCCGCGGCGATCCGCGCCGCGGGCTTCGATCGCGTGGATCTCGAGGAACTCCGCCTCCACCTGCCGGTGGTTGGCACGCACATCGCCGGCCAGGCCTGGAAGGCGGCCCACTGATGCGCCGGCTCCTTCGCACCCTGGGTGCGCTGGTGCTCCTCGCCGCAGCAGCGCTCCTGCTCGCCACGACCACGCAGGCCGTCGCCTCCGCCCGGGACCGTGCCGCCCTCCAGCAGCCCGGCAGGCTGGTGGAGGGCGGTGGCCACCGGCTCCACCTCCTCGAGCAGGGCAAGCGCAGCGGCGCTCCCTCCCTCGTCCTGCTCCACGGCGCCGGCAGCAGCAGCGCGCAATGGGGCTGGCTCGGCGCGATGCTCGCCGAGCGGCACCACGTGGTCGCGGTGGATCGGGCGGGCCTCGGTTTCAGCGAGCCTGGCGAGAGCGCCGCGGCAGAGGTCGCGGTGGAGGAGCTGCGCACGGCCCTGCGCCGCGCCGGCATCGCCCCGCCGTGGCTCCTCGTCGGCCACTCCCTCGGCGGCCTCCACGCCAGGCTGCTCGAAGCGCGCCACCCGGGCGAGGTGGCGGGCCTCGTCCTCCTCGATGCGCCGGCGCCGGCGTTCTTCGAGCGGCTCTCGCCAGCGGCCCGGGAGAGCCAGCGCTCCTTCCGCGCCCGGGCGCAGTGGCTTCCTGCGCTTTCTCGCCTCGGAATCCTGCGCCTGCTCGATCCGCTCGAGGCGGTCGCCGCGCCCCTCCCTTCCGCCGCGGCTGCGGCGCTGCGGGCCTTCTCCGTGGACGCAGGCCACCAGCTCGCGGCGGCTGCGGAGCTGGCGGAGATCGATGCGGCGAGCGCCTCGTTCCGCGCCCTGCGCGACGTGGCGCCGCCGGCAGCGCCGGTCCTCCGGATCAGCCGCGGCGCGCCGGACGACGAGTTCACCCGGGTGCAGCAGGCGCTCGATCGGGAAGCGACGGCAGCGGTGCGGGGCGCCACCCACCGGGTGATCCCCGGCGCCACCCACTTCAGCCTCGTTACCGAGGCGCATCACGCCAGGGCGGTGGCGGAGGCGATCACCGGCTGGCTCGCACGCTCGCTGCGGTGAATGCGACGCCGGAGCCGGACGTCCCCAGCGATCATGCGATCGCTGCTCGCCGTGCTCCTCGCCGCCGTCGTCCTTCCCGCCTGCGCCACCGCCCACGGTCGGGCGGTGGAGCGCGCCACCGCCGCAGCTGCCAGCGGCGATCTCGTCGCGGCGGCGCTGGCGTGGAAGGAGGCCTGCCACCTCGAGCCGGCGGATTGCCCCCGCGCCGCAGCGGCCCGGCGGGAGGCGGTGGCTGCAGCAGCGGCGCTGGCGGCCCCGCACTGCAGCGCCGGCGAGACGGGCGCCTGCGTCGAGGCGCTGCGCCCGGCCCGCGCCCTGGCCCCGGACGAGCCCGTCCTCGTCGGGCTCGCCGAGGAGGCGGCGCAGCTGCTCCGGGCGCGCTGCGGCGGCGGTGCCTCCCTGCAAGCGCTGGCCTGTGCCGAGCGCTGGCAGGGGGCACTCGCCGCCCCCGCCAACGACCGCGCCCTCGCGGCGTGGCGCACCACCCTCGCCGCCGACTTCCGGCAGCGGGCGGCTGGTCTCGACGGGCCCGCAGCGGACGCGCTCCTCCTCGGCGCAGCCGCCTGCCTCGCCGGCGATGGGAGCGACCACGAGGCGGCAGCCGCCGCAGCGTCGGCCTTCGACCGGACGATCGCCCGGAAACTGGCGGTCACGTGGCGGGTGGAGGCCGTGCCGCCGCAGCTCCGCTGCGAGTCGCTGGTCGTGAACCTCCCGGTGCGCTGCGCGATGGGCGGCCTCGTGCTGCAGGTCGAGGGGCGCCTCGACGAGCCCGAGCACCAGCGCGCGAGC is part of the Vulgatibacter sp. genome and harbors:
- a CDS encoding TetR/AcrR family transcriptional regulator → MGVAERKEREFKRREQEILEAALDLFGRDDWQSVTIEQIAQAAEIGKGTVYKHFESKDQIYARLALGYHRRNAAELQSIDPRLDPLQRVRLIVRTYFRNAALASKEMRRVLQYTQRDDFLRTLPLETRREWLALNDEMFETIDRTMGDGRKAGYFPADPRLLFGAQAAINGAIQMVWGGCTEGTDPEPLLESLTRFVLAGLRYQDRAES
- a CDS encoding alpha/beta fold hydrolase produces the protein MNTREQSRWKRWGKGGAAVLAGALALGAGWQALASAHEAAQLERSGRMVEVGTHRMHLHCTGRGSPTVVLESGATGGSSPWAWVQAELAQQTRVCSYDRSGMQWSEASPLPRTAANVSAELRTLLANAGEEGPFVLVGHSLGGIYARRFVADHPEDVAGLVLLDSSHPDQLDRLGDEARELQSAFTSILQASPWLAHVGLMRATDLFAAQAEGLPPAALAAAAHFVTQPGHLRTSAAELAHWDESMAQVRGAGPFGDLPLSVISAEKGDDAWLQLHREMASLSSRAHYRVIPEADHLSVVMRKDHAAAVAAAIGELLAVVRNGGEA
- a CDS encoding class I SAM-dependent methyltransferase, with the translated sequence MSCVQARVGYEPLANVRWYKKLQARLVGHGSESYERKVHVYKERLFGSLRGRILEVGAGGGINLRHLDPGVEYVGLEPNEYSLLELRKRAQARGLAHADAVLGAAEQLPFDDRSFDAVFCSLVFCTVHDVESGLAEIRRVLKPGGRFAFVEHVGAPKGTALRRIQRGIRPVWEVLGDGCHPDRDTAAAIRAAGFDRVDLEELRLHLPVVGTHIAGQAWKAAH
- a CDS encoding alpha/beta fold hydrolase, with amino-acid sequence MRRLLRTLGALVLLAAAALLLATTTQAVASARDRAALQQPGRLVEGGGHRLHLLEQGKRSGAPSLVLLHGAGSSSAQWGWLGAMLAERHHVVAVDRAGLGFSEPGESAAAEVAVEELRTALRRAGIAPPWLLVGHSLGGLHARLLEARHPGEVAGLVLLDAPAPAFFERLSPAARESQRSFRARAQWLPALSRLGILRLLDPLEAVAAPLPSAAAAALRAFSVDAGHQLAAAAELAEIDAASASFRALRDVAPPAAPVLRISRGAPDDEFTRVQQALDREATAAVRGATHRVIPGATHFSLVTEAHHARAVAEAITGWLARSLR